The window AGCAATAAATTTTTACTTTAAAGCAGATCACAAAGTGACAATAAATGTTATTTTAAAAAAAATGGCACTTAAAGCAAATGAGAGAAAGATCATTATAGAAGAGTTAAATATTAAAAATAAAAACCTGAATAAACCACTTGATAAACAAGAAATTAAAATACTTAAAAATAATTTAATTAAAAGTAAAATATCCGACAAATTGCTTTCTGATAAATCCGGGAAGGAATATGAAGATGTCCTACAGTACTTTAGAGAGCAAGGCATGTTTGATGAGAAAAAATATGCAATTGTTGATACTGGATGGATTGGAACAATCCAAAGATGCTTGAGAATTTTATTAGAAAGTCATACTAAAAATTCTTTAAATTTGATAGGCTTTTATTTTGGGATTACAGCTCCCACAAACAGTAAAGATGGAGAGTACTTATCATTTTATTTTAAAAAAAAATTAATTGATAGAAAAATAATGTTTTTTAATGTTGAACTTTTTGAATGCTTTTGTTATGCCAATCATGGAACGACCATCGGCTATAAAAGAAGTAAAGAAATAATATATCCTATACTAAAAAAACATAAAAAAAATAGTTTATCTGAATTACAGTTCAACACATTAATTATGTATACAAAATTATTTTGTACGCATAATTATTATATTAATTTATCTGTAAAAAATCTTGATAATTTTTTATCCCCAATCATAAAAAAAATTATGCTTTACCCAAGCTATGATGAAGCTAAAGTATATGGGAGGATATTATCTAGCGATGTTCCAGAATCCTTTGTAAGAAAGAATTTAAAATCTAAAATAATTAAATATTTTGTTATTCATAGAATTTTTGAAAAACTAAAAATTAAAAAAAAGTATGACAATTCAGAATCCTTATGGATAATGGGTAGTATTGCTCTAATAGATTCAAAATTTTTAAAAAGATATTTAACAATAAATATTTGGATATATGAATTTTTGAGAATAACTATAAAACAATTTCAGAGAAGTAGAAAAATATAGATATGTAAACATCAAACAAGTTATTCTTTTGCAGTCTGTAATATATTTAAAACCTTCATGAATAATATTAAGAGGGGAGGATATATGCCTAACAAAATGAAGCAAAGCAGATATAATCATAATGAAAATTATTTAAACCAATGGAAAGATGATGGTGAGATTGATTTTATAGATCTGTTCACTATTCTATTATTAAGGCGCTGGAAACTTGTTGCCCTTATAGCAATACCTATTATAATAACAGGTGCAGCCTATGCTTCACTTAAACCAAAAGTCTATACTGCAAAATCACTTCTTATGGTTTCCAATAAACAAGCATATAGTAAAAATCAATTGAATAAAAAAGATGTTGCTATAAATAGAAGATTGGCTTTATCATATATAGAATTGTCCAAAAGTAAAGTTTTAAGGGAAAAAGTTGTAGATAAATTAGACCTAGATTCTTCAAATAAAAATATTGAAAAAAATTTGATAATTACTCCCATAATGATGACTCTTATAAAAAATACAGAGTTATTAATGATAAGTTATACTGATAAAAACCCCCAAAGGGCCACAGCAATAGTAAATATATTAACTGAAGAATTTGTATCAAAAGTAAGAAAAATAGGGTATTTCGACACTATCGAGATAGTTGAGACTGCTGAAGTACCCACAAAACCTTCAGGGTGGGGGAAGATACCAATCTTGTTAAATTTTGGAATGTTGGGGTTAATGTTTGGAATGGTTACAGCTTTTATAAATGAGTTTTTTCTTAGAAACATAATAAATCCTAAAGAGCTTAAAAACTTAGTGGAATGTGAAATACTTTCAAGCATACCTTGCTTTAGTCAGATAAAATTAAAGATAAAAAATGATAACAATAACTTGTTTTTTAAAAAAAATCAGGAAAATGCTATTACTGAGGCTTTTAGAATACTTCGAATAAACATCTATTTTATAGATTCTAAAAAAAATAACATATTAATAATTACTAGTTCTGTTCCAAACGAAGGAAAAACTTTTGTTGCTACAAATTACGCTATGAGTGAAGCAGCCATAGGTAAAAAAGTTCTTCTTATTGATCTTGATATAAGAAAACCAAGAACAGGTATAAACTTCGGGCTAAACGATCGTTCTGGAATGGAAGAAGTTTTATTAGGTAAAAAGAATGCAAATGAAGTTATAGTAAATATTGAGAAAAACCTTGATCTTATCCCTTCAAAGCATTTAAACAGTAACGTGACAGAACTGATTTTTGGAGGTGTGATTGAAAAAACATTAAAAGAATTAAGCTCCAGATACGACTTAATAATTTTAGACACACCTCCTCTCACTGTAGCAACAGATGCAGCAATACTTTCCAAATACTCCGATGGAGTGATCTTTGTAAATGGTTATGATATGGCATCAAAAAAAGATGTTTTTCATGCAAAAAAAATATTAAATAATGCCGGAGCAAATATGTATGGAATGGTAATAAATAAAGTAAAAAAAAGCGGCTATAAATATGGTAATTATAGTTATTATAACCACAATTATAAACACTATGAAAATTATATAAAACAATAAGATTCAACGTGAAATTACAGTCACTAATATTATAAACATATCAAAAATGTTGTTATTCCTTTTTCACTTGCGATAAAGTGATAGGTGGCTGAACTCTGGAACAAATTTCAATAGTTCTAAATTCTAATGGTTCTTTGAAATTTTCTTTGAGACTATATATAATTCTATAAAACTAGATTTATTACTGGAATATAAGATATTTTGATACCGATAAATGACCTAGAAAGAATTAATTGTTACTTTTAATTTTATTTAATAAATATTTGATTTTACCTGAGTTCAGAAGAGAAAAAATCAGTTAGTAATAAAAGTTTAGAAAGGTTAGTAAAATTAGAAATACTTTATCTTTACTGATATATTTTTAGTTTAGAAAAAGTATTGATGGAGCTTAAAATTTTTAACTTTAAATATTGTTTTGAACCTAATAATGAAAGCTAAGATCCTGATGATTAGAAAGATGATCATGATAATAATTCTAAGTATAGGTGGTGGGGACAAATTGAAAACAATTACAGTGATGGTTCCAGCGTATAATGAGGAGAAAGTATTAGAGCAATTCTATAATAGAGTTTTTGATATTATGAATAAAATAAAAAAATACGATTTTGAATTATTATTTATCAACGATGGAAGTACAGATAAAACTTTGGATATAATAAAAGCCTTGAGAGAAAAAGATAAAAGGATTACTTATGTAGATTTATCAAGAAATTTTGGTAAAGAAATTGCTATGTCTGCTGGATTTGATTATGTGCGAGGGGATTCAGTTATAATAATGGATGCAGACTTACAAGATCCACCGGAACTAATCCCTGAAATGGTTGAATTGTGGGAAAGAGGATACGATGATGTTTATGGTAAGAGAAGTTCTAGAGAGGGGGAAAGCTGGATAAAGAAAACAAGTTCATATGTTTTTTACAGGGTATTAGAAAAAGTTTCAAAAGTTCCAATTCAGACTGATACAGGAGACTTTAGGCTTTTAAGTAGTAAAGCATTGGAATCATTGAAACAGTTAAGGGAAACGCAAAGATATACCAAAGGGT is drawn from uncultured Ilyobacter sp. and contains these coding sequences:
- a CDS encoding polysaccharide biosynthesis tyrosine autokinase, which codes for MPNKMKQSRYNHNENYLNQWKDDGEIDFIDLFTILLLRRWKLVALIAIPIIITGAAYASLKPKVYTAKSLLMVSNKQAYSKNQLNKKDVAINRRLALSYIELSKSKVLREKVVDKLDLDSSNKNIEKNLIITPIMMTLIKNTELLMISYTDKNPQRATAIVNILTEEFVSKVRKIGYFDTIEIVETAEVPTKPSGWGKIPILLNFGMLGLMFGMVTAFINEFFLRNIINPKELKNLVECEILSSIPCFSQIKLKIKNDNNNLFFKKNQENAITEAFRILRINIYFIDSKKNNILIITSSVPNEGKTFVATNYAMSEAAIGKKVLLIDLDIRKPRTGINFGLNDRSGMEEVLLGKKNANEVIVNIEKNLDLIPSKHLNSNVTELIFGGVIEKTLKELSSRYDLIILDTPPLTVATDAAILSKYSDGVIFVNGYDMASKKDVFHAKKILNNAGANMYGMVINKVKKSGYKYGNYSYYNHNYKHYENYIKQ
- a CDS encoding glycosyltransferase family 2 protein, yielding MKAKILMIRKMIMIIILSIGGGDKLKTITVMVPAYNEEKVLEQFYNRVFDIMNKIKKYDFELLFINDGSTDKTLDIIKALREKDKRITYVDLSRNFGKEIAMSAGFDYVRGDSVIIMDADLQDPPELIPEMVELWERGYDDVYGKRSSREGESWIKKTSSYVFYRVLEKVSKVPIQTDTGDFRLLSSKALESLKQLRETQRYTKGLFSLIGHKKIAIEYVRAPRAAGKTKWNYLKLINLAIEGITSFTTIPLRISSILGFQISLLSFLYMLKVIIEKLFFNSSIPGYPSLMSVILFLGGIQLIGLGIIGEYLARVFNETKQRPLYFINEYSGEKDE